The DNA region CTTCATGTGGATGGCTCCTTCCCTCTGTTGGTTCCAAACAGCACCAGCATGGCACATTGCGATGCCGTTCGGGTGGAGCCGTCCACACCATCAGATAAACGCGAACCAGTCTCGATAGAGCACGACTGAGCTATTTTTCAAGCAGCGATGAGGCCGCGCCACTCGGCTAGAGCAGCAGCACGGCTTAGCTTGAAAGTGGCTCGAGAGGAGAGGCTGCGTTCCCTTGTTGTAGAGGTTGTAGAAGGCGGCGTGGATGTCGGTAAACTTCTGCAACTTTCACATTCGTCTGAAGCGGGCCATTGCTCTAGCTGCGGACAGAGTTCGGAGGGCTAAGCTGAGTAGATGACTTTGCCGTCCATCATCACGAGACGAACGTCGGTTCTCAGAAGAGCCCCCGGGCCTTCGGCAAAGAAATCTCGATCAAGCACGACAATGTCCGCAGCCATTCCCGCTTTCAATGTGCCGGTGATGGTTTCAAGGTGTGCCGACCAGGCGGGTTCACGCGTGCCGTGGCGGATCGCCTCCTCCATAGGCAAAGCCCAATCGGGCCGATGCGGCTTGATCGCATCGTCACTAGGAGACTTGCGGGTCGACGCGATGTACATGTTCGGTAACGCCTCGTACGGTGCCGTCGGCGTGTCCGTACCAAATGCCAGCGGCGCACCGGCCTTCAGGTATAGCGGCCACGCGAACCCGTTGGCGCCTCGTTCAGGGCCCAACTTCTCTAACCAGTTGTCTAGGTAAGCCGGGTCGACATGAACCGGCTGCATCGACGCGGTGATGCCCAGCCTGCCGATCCTCACAATCTGGTCTTCCCGAGCGTACTCCAGGTGTTCGATCCGGTGGCGTCGACCGGACGTTCCGTTGACCTTCGCTGCGTTCTCGATCGCATTGATGGCATCGTCGATCGTCGCATCGCCGATGGCGTGGATGGCAACTTGCAATCCTTCTTTGTCGGCTGCCGCGACCATCGACGTCAGAGCCTTGGCAGGCCAGATTGCTTCGCAGTTGGTGCCGTCGGTATAGGGTTGGCTCAGCGCTGCCGTGCAGCCGTCGATGGTTCCGTCGCCAATGAACTTGATGCCGGTGACCCGCAGTATGTCTCCCTGGTGCTGCCCGGCGAGTTCCGCAGCACGCGCTACCTGCGCCAGCTCCTCGTCCAAGTTCCCAGTCCGCCACATGATGATATGGCCGATGACCCGTGCCGAAAGTTTGCCCGCCGCCTGCAACCGGGCCACGGATTCAAGCACCTGCTCTTCGAGGGCCATCTCGACAATTGAAGTGATTCCAGCCCGCGCGAACGCGCTGAGAGCTTCCAATACCTGCTGGTCGAGTTCATCTTCCGACACGGTGTTCAGGAGCGGCCAAACCATGTTCGACGTCACCGTCTCCTGCAGCCAGCCGGTAGCCTCGCCGGTTTCGGGATCGCGCACGATCTCGCCGCCGACAGGATTGGGCGTCTCGTCATTGATGCCGAGTTCCTCAAGCGCCGCCGAATTCACCCAAGTCGAGTGGAAGTCAAACGCGTCTAGGTATACCGGCCGATCCGGGACAATATCGTCGAGCATTGTCTTGTCAGGCCGACCGTTTGGCACATCGCCATGAACCCAGGCGGTGCCAAGAACTCTTGGCGCATCGGGGTTCTCGTAGGCCCATTGGCGTACTCGACGGCGAATCTCTTCAAGGCTTCCCGCGCCACGCAGCTGCGCCTTGCGCATCGCCGCGCCGGTCATCGCGAGATGAGCATGGCCATCCACGAACCCCGGTAAAATCAGACCGCCCGCTGCATCGATCCGTTTGCTATCGACCCCTGCCGCCGAAGTCGCCCCGTCCGAATCGCCTACATAGACGATCTTGCCGTCCTGGATCACGACCGCTTCCGCCCAAGGCTTTTCCGAGTCCGCTGTAAACACCCGGCCGCCCGCGATCAGAACACTCATTCCCGGCATGACCACCTCGTCCCCTTCAGTTCCCAAGCCTCTAGACAGATACGCTATCGGCGCAGGTAAGATTGTTCAATTGTCCGACTGGTGGAGGGTCCATCACGACCACGGGGAGAAATAGGCTAGGGGCCATCTGCCGATGTTCGCGGCGAGACGGCGAATCGCCGCTCCGAATTGGATTGCGGGGATCGAATTCGAGAGCCAAGCGCGGAACGTCCGCATTCCCTGCAATCACAAGTCAGTTCCCTGCTCGCGCAAAATTTCCCTGGTGTCAGGGCAAACTTGCTTGAGCCGAGGTGAGGTGGGTTTGTAGCCTTAGCGGATGAAAAATCCGTTCCGCTCTTTCAACTCATCGCCGGAAGTGATCCGCCTGACGGTTATGCTGTATATCCGCTATCGCTCCGCCAGGTGGAGGATATCCAGTTCGACCGTCACATTCCCTCCCGCGAAACCTTCAAGCAGGACCGCTCGGCCGCTTTGGCGGCGTTCTGGCGGATGTTTACTCCAGCCAAGTCGGCAGGTTGGCTGGCGCCTTGCCGTTTTGGGCTGCACGGGCGCAGTCCGCAAGGCTGCCAAAGCGCACCTCGCGACCGCAGAGGCCTGGAGCGTAATGAGCGTACTTGCCGGAGTTGGTCATCAAGACGCGCGCTTGCGGCGGAAAAACGGGTTCAGAGATGGAACACCAGCAAATGTCGGGGATCAATTGAACGCCTGCCTTCTCCAACCGGGCGGCAAGACCTTGATCTCGTGCCGTAGCAAGGGTCTCCCGACCTAGGGTTATGATCACCGAAACTGCGGGGTGGCGCCGACGGCCCTCCATAAGCGCGGCGAACTTGCGAGTCTCGGCCAAAGAAAAATGAGGGCTTCCCAAAGACACGAGATCGACGTCTCCACCACCGGCATTAAATCCCTTCCAGGCGCGGGCGAGATCGGCGCGGGTAATGCGAACACAATCGGCATCGTCCGTTGCGGGCCGGTTACCCTCGGGAGTGATTCCCGCCACATGAAGCATCGGCGCCGCCGAGGTGGTGCCGAATGCCGCGCAAAGGGCTCTCAGGTCATCTTCCGACGGCGCGGTGGTTTCCAGGCCCTTCAGGACCGGAATCCTATCGGGTGATAGCTGTCCGGCCAGCCATCCCAGCAGCGGCCACAAGGCATCATCGTATCCTGCGGGCAGTTCAACCTCGATCTTGCGGTGCGCTGCCCTGTTCGCTTCCAGATAGACACCGGCGTGCGGCGCCCGCCCGGTCAGAGCGATACAGAGGTCCAGGAAATCCGGGTGCTTTGCCGTCCGCGCGCCGAGGACGCTGTTGGCATAGATTACCGCATTCGATTCCGACCAACCGATGGCCTCGCCTTCCAACGGCCTGTCATCCAAATGGTAGGGTGCGCAGGTGAAGCTCGGCCGTGCGCCCATCTGCACATAAGCGTCGGCCAGCTGACTGGCCGGCAACCCGAACTCGGGCGGCACCTTCTGGCTCCGCCAATTGACGTAGTCCACCGAGATCGCGTTCATAGTCGTTGGTACGACGACCTTTGCGTTCATCTCCGCCATTGCGGCGGCGAAACGCAGGTTGGCGGGACTGGCATAAATGCAGCCGTCGATGTGGACACGGGTCACGTCAATCAACCGATCAGCACCCTGCAAGGCAGCCATGGCGCACAGTGTCTCCATGGCGAACTTCGCTGCCGGGCCGCGTGCGCCACTCAGGAGGGAGCGATCGCCGGCTGTCAGGTTCAGGTCTGACGCGGACAGAGGCGCGAGCGGCAAGGATAAACCATCGCCCTCGACGGCGGTTTCGGTAATGCGAAGGTATGGAACCTTGGATAGCGCCTCGTACTCCCGCTCGGGGACTCGTAAGACCGCCAGGGGGCGCTCGAACATTCTCCCGGCAATCATCGCCCCCAGGGTGAGGATGTCCTCATCCTCCTTGAAGACCAGCGCCGCAGGCGCATTGCCGTTCAGGGCGAGCTCCAGCAGGACGCCGCTGCCCGTACAGGAGCCGCGGCTGGTAGGCATCAGGACGACACACCCGGTTAGAAGTTGACCGTGTTGGTCGTGGTGGGCATCGATAACACGGCCTGTTTCCGGATCGACTCCACCCCAGAAACTCAGTCCATCGGAGCAGGTCAAAACCGGGCCTTCGACCGCAGCGGGAACGATCAGCTGTGCCATGTGGAGTGCCTTGCTTGTCGTCCGCAAGCCAGGTGCGAGCGGGTCGGGTTGGACGCGGACGGGGCTATGACGCCGCCATCGTGTTTTTTCATCTGGCCCAGGCCGCATACCAATCTCTGAACAGGCGGTGCTGCTGCTCCAGATACTTGCGCTGGCTGTCGCTCAGCGCGTCGGTCTCGTTGAAGTGCGTTGCATAGTTCGCATGACCCTCCAGAACCATGAGGTGCTTATAATAAAGTACCAGATCCGGGCCTTCGTCGAAGGTGGAGAGAACATGCAGTGCATCGTCCAGTTGACGCGCCTTGACGCGAGCCTCCGGGTCGCCCGCCGCGGCTTTCTCGCTAAGCGCCACCAGGTGCAACACCTCTTTCGGCAAGGCGTTCCCGACCCCGGTAATCGCGCCCTTTGCGCCGCAATTCACGAAGCCGTGGTAAACCTGGGTATCAACGCCGATCATCAGGATAAGATCGTCGTCCTTCGACGTGATGTTCTCGGCCGCGTAGCGCATATCTGCAGCGCCGCCGAATTCCTTGAAGCCCACCATGTTCGAATGTTTGGCGCGCAATTCGAAGAACAGATCGGCACGCGTAGCAAACCCGTAGTAGGGGCTATTATAAATGATCGCCGGAATCTCCGGGGCCGCGTTCAGGATGCTCTCGAAGTGCGCCCGCTGAGCCGCTACCGAGGAGCCCCGCGAGAGGACACGCGGAATCACCATCAGGCCTTGAGCGCCGACACGCGCGGCATGCGCGGCATGAGCCGTGGCGCTGGCCGTGTTGACTGCTCCGGTGCCGACGATCGTCGGAATCCCTGCTTCGACGAGGCGGGTCACGCCTTCTTGGCGCTGACTGTCGGTCAGCAGCGGCCAGTCGCCCATCGACCCGCAATAGACCACCGCAGACATGCCCTCGGCGATCAGCTCCCGTCCCCGTTGGACAAGGGCGTCAAAATCGGGGCTGCGATCTGCGTTGCAGGGGGTCATCAACGCTGGAATGCAGCCCGTGAAAATCTTGTTGTCCATCACGTAGTCCTCTTTTGCTAACTTTGTTTTCAGCGATACGCGCCGCTGCCATTAATCTGCCTGCTGCCCGCAAGCCCGAGGTGTCGCGCGGGCGTTCTAACGAATCTTGGACAGGAATCTCCTTGTATGCTCTGACTGAGCATCGCTGAAGATCTGTTGAGGTGGCCCAATCTCTTCCATGATTCCTTCATGGAAGTAGGCAACGCGGTCGGAAACGTCCCTTGCGAAGCCCATTTCGTGGGTGACGCAAATCATCGTCATGCCCTCTTCAGCGAGCAAACGCATAGTATCGAGCACCTCACCCACCAACTCCGGATCGAGGGCTGAGGTAGCCTCGTCGAAAAGCATATAGTCCGGCTCCATTGCCAGCGCCCTGGCGATCGCCAAACGCTGTTGCTGTCCGCCGGAGAGGGCACCCGGATAACTATGAATTTTATGGCTAAGCCCGACGTGGTCAAGTTGTTTGAGGGCCAGATCGCGGGCATCCTTCTTGGATAACCCCCTGACAATCCTTGGCGAAACGGCGACGTTCTCGAGCGTTGTCAGATGCGGAAAGCTGTTCCATTGCTGGAACACCATACCGAGCTTTTGGCGCAATTTATTCAGGTTGGTGTTTTTTGCGTGTACTTTGACGCCGTCGACTCTGATCGAGCTGCTCTGGATCGGCTCTAGACCGTTGATGCAGTAAAGCAGGGTGGATTTTCCCGATCCGGACTTTCCCGCCTTTCACGGACAAGTGCGCAATCTCACCATCACTTCAGGATCGCTGGCAGGTTCAACTTGTGCTCACGCGCGCAATCGATGGCGATGTCATAACCTGCGTCGGCATGGCGCATGACCCCAGTGGCGGGGTCGTTCCACAAAACGTTGCCGATGCGCCGGTCGGCGTCCTCGCTGCCGTCGCAACAGATCACCATGCCCGAGTGTTGGCTAAATCCCATGCCGACGCCGCCGCCATGATGCAGGCTGACCCAGGTCGCGCCGCTTGCGCAGTTGAGAAGAGCGTTGAGCAGCGGCCAGTCCGAAACCGCATCGGAGCCGTCCTTCATGGCTTCGGTTTCTCGGTTGGGCGAGGCCACGGAACCCGAATCCAGATGGTCGCGGCCGATTACGACAGGTGCCTTCAGTTCGCCCTTGCGCACCATTTCGTTGAAGGCCAGTCCGGCGCGGTGCCGGTCGCCGAGCCCAATCCAACAGATGCGCGCCGGCAGGCCTTGGAAGGCAATCCTTTCGCGCGCCATGTCGAGCCAGTTGTGCAGGTGGCCGTTGTCGGGAAACAGCTCCTTCATCTTCGCATCGGTTTTGTAAATGTCCTCGGGGTCGCCGGAAAGCGCACACCAGCGGAAGGGCCCGATGCCTTTGCAAAACAAAGGCCGGATGTAAGCCGGGACAAACCCCGGGAAGGCAAAGGCATTCTCCAAGCCTTCTTCCTTGGCCACCTGACGGATGTTGTTGCCGTAGTCGAGTGTCGGCACGCCGGCGCTCCAGAAATCCACCATTGCAGCGACGTGCGCCTTCATGCTGGCGCGGGCGGCCTTCTCAACACTCTTGGGGTCGCTTTCCTGCTTGGCGCGCCATTCCGAAACGCTCCAACCCAAAGGCAGGTATCCATGGACCGGGTCGTGGGCGCTGGTTTGATCGGTGACGATATCTGGGCGTCCATTGGGGACCGAAGCATCGCCTGTCTTCATGCGGCGGACGAGTTCCGGAAAGATCTCGGCGGCGTTTCCAATGAGGGCCACCGACTTCGCCTCGCCTTTGGCAGTCCAGTCCGCGATCATCGACAGGGCTGCGTCGAGGTCTTGCGCCTTGGCGTCGCAGTAGCGGGTGCGGATGCGGAAATCGGCCCGTGTTTCGTCACACTCGACGGCCAGACAGCAAGCCCCTGCCATGACCGCGGCCAGGGGTTGCGCTCCCCCCATGCCGCCAAGGCCCGCAGTCAGAATCCATTTGCCTGTCAGGTCACCGTCGTAGTGCTGACGACCAGCTTCGGCGAAGGTCTCGTAAGTGCCCTGCACGATACCTTGGGTGCCGATGTAGATCCACGATCCGGCGGTCATCTGGCCGTACATGGCCAGTCCCTTCTTATCCAACTCGTTGAAATGCTCCCAGGTTGCCCAATGCGGGACCAGGTTCGAGTTGGCGATCAACACGCGCGGCGCATCCTTGTGCGTGCGGAACACGCCGACAGGCTTGCCCGACTGCACGAGCAGGGTCTCGGTATCCTCCAGGTCCCGCAAGCAAGCGACGATCTGGTCGAAGTCGTCCCATGTGCGCGCCGCACGGCCGATGCCGCCGTAGACCACCAGCTCGTGCGGATTCTCCGCAACATCGGGATGTAGGTTGTTCATCAGCATCCGAAGGGGCGCTTCCGTCAGCCAACTTTTTGCGGTGATCTCGGTTCCGGTTGCGGGAAAGATGTCGCGGACGTTGTGGCGAGGGTTGGTCATGCTGTCCTCCGATCAGGCTCGTTCTAGCCGACGCTGCGGTTGTGATGGTTTGTTGAGTTTGCTGCAAAGAGGTAAACCGACATGCTCATCCCCCAAGCTCCGGCAAACTGAGGTCGTGGGTGAGGCGACCGTCGGCGATCATCGCCGCAGCGCTGGCGATATCATCGGCCAAGTAGCGGTCTTCGGTAACGCGAGGCGCTTCGCTGCGCAGTCGCCCCATCACGCCCTGGAGCGTGGTGCTGGTGTTCAGCGGCGCGCGAAACTCGATGCCTTGAGCGGCGCACATGGCCTCCACGCCAAGAATGACGTTCAGGTTGGCGTTCATCCGGTGCAGCCGCCGGGCGGCATGGGCGGCCATGCTGACGTGATCTTCCTGGTTGGCCGAGGTCGGGGTGGAATCGGTGGAGCAGGCGTGGGCTAGGTGCTTGTTCTCGCTCATCAGCGCCGCCGTCGTCACTTCGGCAATCATCAGACCCGAGTTGAGCCCCGGATCGGGTGTTAGAAACGGCGGCAGGTCGAAGCTGAGCGTCGGGTCCACCATCAAGGCGACGCGGCGCTGCGCAATAGCACCGATCTCGGCCACCGCCAGCGCGATCTGGTCGGCCGCGAAAGCGACGGGTTCGGCATGAAAATTGCCGCCGGAGACGATCAGCCCTTCCTCAACGAGGACCAGTGGATTGTCGGTCACGGCATTGGCCTCGACCTCCAGCGTCCGGCCTGCGAAACGCAATAGGTCGATCGCAGCACCCGTTACCTGCGGTTGGCAGCGGATGCAGTAGGGGTCCTGGACCCGGGTATCGCCTTCCCGGTGGCTTTCGCGAATCTCACTACCCGCCATCAAGGCCGTTTGCGCGCGGGCCACGTCGATCTGGCCCGGATGACCTCGTAACGTGTGGATCGCATCCACCAACGGAGCGGTGGAGCCCATGATGGCGTCGGTGGATAGAGCCGCCGTGACGACTGAGGCGCGGGCGTTGGCCCAGGCGCCGAACAGGCCAACGAGCGCGCAGGCCGTCGAAAACTGGGTGCCGTTGATAAGTGCCAAACCTTCCTTCGGTCCGAGCACGATAGGCGACAGTCCGGCGCGCTTCAGGGCCTCTGCGGCCAGGAGCTCCTCGCCGTCATGGGTTGCCCGGCCTTCACCCAGCATGGCCGCAGCCATGTGCGCCAGCGGCGCCAGATCGCCGGAGGCGCCAACCGAACCTTGATCGGGGACAACGGGCATGACCCCTGCGGCCAGCATATCCTCCAGCAAGCGAACCGTCTCCCAAGCCACGCCCGAAGCGCCGCGTCCCAGGCTGAGGAGCTTCAGCGCCATCATCAGCCGTGTCGTCGCCTGGTCGAGCGCTTGGCCCACACCGCAGCAGTGACTGAGAATCAAATTGCGTTGCAGCTTCGCCGTGTCCTTTGCCGCGATCTTGACGCTGGCAAGCTTGCCGAAGCCGGTGTTCACGCCATAGATAGCGGCATCGCCTGCCGCCGCGTCACGGACCAACTTGGCAGCGGCCTCAATGCCTGCGCGGGCCGATTCATCGAGCCGTATGGGGCCTGTCCCACGCCAGATCGCCTCCAGCGTCTCCAGTGTCGCCTGACCGGGCACGAGCGTGAGCGTCATGTGGTTCCTCCAAAACACGGGCTATGGAGCAGGTCGTGTTAACCAGGTTCCATAGCGCTGGTCACAGCGCAGACCGAAGATGCGGTTCGTGGTCAAAGTGACTGAGGCATTCCTCAGCCGATCTTAGCCTTTGCTCGGCGAAAGAAAACAAGGCCATATTATTTGATCTTTTGTGTTTTATGTCTGCACATAATAATTTGTCAACACAGAATTGATTGACCTTCCCTTTGGCGTTGTCTGTCCCGGGACCGGTATCAGTAGCGGGTGGTCATGCGATATCCGCGCTGATGGACAAGCCGTACGTAGGTAACCGCGCTTTCCCTCCACCAGGTCGAGCGCTCGACCTGCATCAGAGGATCCCCGATCGCACAGCCAAGGTTGTCGGCTAGCGCAGTGTCTGCAGCCGTGGCCGAGAAACTTATCTCGACGTCCGAAAAAGGAATCGTGGCAACCAGCCACTCGTTTGGCCCGACTTTGGAGAAATCGACCGTGCGTGCTTGGGGCAAGGCGGAGAGATTGATCCAGCGATCCTCGACTTGGTAGGGATTGCCGTCAGCGAAGTGCAAACAAACCAGGTGCCGGACCTTTGCCTTTGGGTCGAGCCGCATCCGCGCACGCAACCAGTCTGCCGCGGCAACAACCTCGGACTGGACGAGGGCATAGCGGTAGGTTGAGCCCTGCTCTTCGATCTGCTGTCGTACAATCGGGATATCGAACTTCGCTTGCCGCAGAGGCGACAATCGAACCCGGGTGCCAGCCTTGCGTTTACGCTCGATCAGACCGTCCTCGGCCAGTTCACGCATGGCTCGGTTCACCGTGGCGCGCGCCGCGCCGTAGTGTTCCGCCAAATCCGACTCGTTGGGAACCAGGCTTCCCGGCTTCCATTCGCCTTGCGTGATTCGACGCAGAATATCGGCCTTTATTTCGCGATAGGTCCCTGCCGTCATCCGTCTCTCCACCTTGGTCACAGACAGTGAAACAGCCAAGTTTTTCTTCTCGCTTTCGGTCTGCCTCTACGGTTCGGCCCATATGTTGAGTGACAGCCTTACACGATAAAATCAGACATAAGCTAAGCTAAGTCCAGACAATACAAACCGTGTGGACGTTTCCCCGCCGCTTATGGCCTAATCGGTGCGTTAATTGGCGTACAGGGGCGCAAGCATGCAACTTCTCCGGTTTGCGAGCTATCGCAGGATGCCTTGGAAAAACGGTGGTGGCATAACGCGTGAGATAGCAGCCTTTCCAGAGGGTGCCGACCTAGCCGATTTCGAATGGCGGATCAGCATGGCGGACGTAGCCAGTGACGGACCTTTCTCGCGCTTCGAGGGAGTGGATCGGACCTTATGTGTTCTTGAAGGTTCGATTGAGTTGACCCTTCAAGGCGGCAAGGCCGTGGTGCTTGATCCAAACTCCGCCCCGCTTGGCTTCCCGGCGGATGAGGATGTCGTCGCTCGGCTTCCAGGCGGCCCCGTCAGGGACTTCAATGTCATGACGAGGCGCAAGGCTGCTAAACACCGGGTCGAGTCCTTGGAGATTAATGGTAAAACCGTGCTGAACCGGGAAGCAAAGACATTAGCGATTGTCTGTGCATCCGGAACCGTTGCGCTGAGCGGCAGTGGTGGAGAAGCAAATCTGGAGGCGTTGGATTGCCTGCTGTTTGATCGCGATAGCGTAGATTCAGTTCATGCCGAAGGGCGCGGTAAACTCATTGTAGCCAGGATTCTATAGAACCATACCTTCATGACATCGAACCGCTTGTTCCAAAACAGGGCAGCAGGGTAGCTATGCCGGGATGGGCCGCGACGACGGAAGGACCGGCCTAAATCACTACAATGTTCCAGCCGTCGGCATTGGGAGGGTGGCTCATGTCACGGTTCTTGCGTCAAACATGCGGTTCGGTAGAGCTTGCAGCCGCTAGAACGATCATTCGGTCGCCGGTCATCTACGTACGGAATATTCTTAAGTACTATGTAACCTACAGACTCTATCAGGACCGCATTGAGGGCCTGCGGCAATGATTGCCGCGCTTCGGTGAAATTGTTTTGGGGGCAAAGTCATGATCGTGCTGGACGGTGAGCATCTAACAATTGGCGATGTGGTCGCCATCGCTCGGAAAGGGGACCAATTGGCCCTAGCCGCAAGCGCGGCGGAGAAGGTCCGCGCGGGCGCCGACTATTTGACCGATCTGGTCGCCCAGGGACATCCCATCTACGGTCTGACGACCGGCTTTGGGGCGCTTGACGGCTTTGCCGTCGGGCCGGACAAGGTGCGTAACCTTCAGCACAATCTATTGCGCAGCCATGCCGCCGGCGTTGGGCGGCCGATGGAGCCCGAGGCGGTTCGCGCAATGATGGCAATCCGGGTCAATGTTTTGGGAACCGGTTTGACCGGAATCTCCCCTGAAACCCTGGATGCTCTGATAGCGATGGTGAACGCCGGTATCGTGCCGTTGGTGCCCGAGCGTGGCTCGGTCGGCGCCTGCGGCGATCTTGCACCGCTTGCGCATATGGCTCTGCCGCTGATTGGCGAGGGGCGGGCGCGTCTTGGTAGCGGCGACTTCGAGGCGGCCAAGGGCGTGATGGCGCGGGCGGGCATCCCTTTACCGACGGTCGCTGGCCGCGACGGCATCGCGTTGATCAACGGCACGGAGCAGACGACGGGCATTGGTTGCTTGGCCGCCTATGACGCTGGACGGCTGATCCAAGTAGCGGAAGCCGTTGCGGCGCTCTCGTTGGAAGCGTTAGGGGCGGTTGCCGATAGCTTTGACGAGCGGGTTGCCTTGGCCAAGCCCCACCCGGGCCAGATTGCCACTTCAAGCCGTTTACGTGCGTTGACGGACGGTTCCAAAGCGGTCCTGCCGCCGCGCCCCGAACGGATGCGCGATGCGCTGAGTCTGCGCTGCATCCCTCAAGTCCTTGGCGCGACACGGGATGCGCTCGCCCATTGCTGGCGGACGCTTGAAATCGAGATCAATGCCGCCAATGACAACCCGCTGTTTGGGGTGGCCGATGGCTTCGTCACCTCCAACTCCGGGAACTTCCATGGCCAGGCGGCGGCGGAGGTGCTCGACTATTTGGCCAA from Limibacillus halophilus includes:
- a CDS encoding HAL/PAL/TAL family ammonia-lyase yields the protein MIVLDGEHLTIGDVVAIARKGDQLALAASAAEKVRAGADYLTDLVAQGHPIYGLTTGFGALDGFAVGPDKVRNLQHNLLRSHAAGVGRPMEPEAVRAMMAIRVNVLGTGLTGISPETLDALIAMVNAGIVPLVPERGSVGACGDLAPLAHMALPLIGEGRARLGSGDFEAAKGVMARAGIPLPTVAGRDGIALINGTEQTTGIGCLAAYDAGRLIQVAEAVAALSLEALGAVADSFDERVALAKPHPGQIATSSRLRALTDGSKAVLPPRPERMRDALSLRCIPQVLGATRDALAHCWRTLEIEINAANDNPLFGVADGFVTSNSGNFHGQAAAEVLDYLANAVTSAAAISERRAARLVDPHHNGGLPAFLIHPDSAPGENSGFMIAQYTAASLIAEMRMRAVPAAIQTIPTCANTEDHVPMAPLAARRVAFVVSTAFDVVAIEALLAAQACDIRGLKPAPLLQPLYQAVRDVVPTMLRDRLMAEDITAVRKALRDSGVAGPDWTSH